The Streptomyces europaeiscabiei genome window below encodes:
- a CDS encoding bifunctional DNA primase/polymerase, whose product MSGGVETGRYPQDGADVARVTAEGAAWLASAGTYPRSTLTLWEERPAAPVVLPCGTVFDVVSVPAIFGRRMLDRLWDEGPGSGPIAVYRGRMLLFAAPGTAHRLPTLLEWEEWGSPGRTGAVPPLLCHGTGDAVTVPAVLHTGGDSTFEGDDKGIGEAGGGTPDAPGITRLGSRWLVAPDTRRPWLPGPEVLLWAAVRAARASASATVRVSIFPPADQGAKVYDVSRRR is encoded by the coding sequence ATGAGCGGTGGAGTTGAGACGGGCAGGTACCCGCAGGACGGGGCCGATGTCGCGAGGGTCACGGCGGAGGGGGCGGCTTGGCTGGCCTCGGCAGGAACGTATCCGCGCAGCACGTTGACGCTGTGGGAGGAGCGGCCGGCCGCGCCGGTGGTGTTGCCGTGCGGGACCGTCTTCGACGTCGTCAGCGTGCCGGCGATCTTCGGGCGGCGGATGCTCGACCGGTTATGGGACGAGGGCCCCGGCTCGGGACCCATCGCCGTGTACCGCGGGCGCATGCTGCTGTTCGCCGCCCCCGGCACCGCCCACCGGCTGCCCACGCTCCTGGAGTGGGAGGAGTGGGGCTCCCCCGGCCGCACGGGCGCCGTCCCGCCCCTCCTCTGTCACGGCACGGGCGACGCCGTGACCGTCCCGGCCGTCCTCCACACCGGAGGCGACAGCACCTTCGAAGGCGACGACAAGGGCATCGGCGAGGCCGGCGGCGGGACGCCGGACGCACCCGGAATCACCCGCCTCGGATCCCGCTGGCTCGTCGCCCCGGACACCCGCCGACCTTGGCTTCCTGGGCCCGAGGTACTGCTCTGGGCGGCCGTCCGGGCGGCCCGCGCGAGTGCCTCCGCGACCGTGCGCGTATCGATTTTTCCTCCCGCCGATCAGGGTGCTAAGGTCTACGACGTCAGCAGGCGCCGCTAG
- a CDS encoding M6 family metalloprotease domain-containing protein — protein sequence MQRPLPWKELLGDRAPALRSTAAMLTSLTALAATSLIAAPSAVPLSEPCTLRRTQAHHSEGLDTWNSAYPRPTRDLDAVLVFLSFPDAAPLTTPAELTADHFPATSEFFERASYGKFALRPHPRREWLEMPQPSTAYAIRRDWNAAHRAAYLRDALATADPHVDFSRYDIVYFVADPHAPGVDSDATKVVNLETPLEVDGTGLRRVVTVFERHPPDRLVLAHETGHVFDLPDLYHRPADGKGDWDTHVGDWDLMGSQFALAPDLFAWHKWKLGWLEPRQVTCVRGVGSTRLTLEAVGAGPRGAYEGETGAAEVGEAEGGEVVGRAGGAGVVGGGAGSAGGMVAGVGVRTFGAGRGTKLAVVRTGPDSALAIEARGAVGNDGSVCTQGVLVYRIRSGAESGGGPIEVLDAHPRTEACWEDSVYPPLADAPVGVGESFTVPGEAVRVEVEGRTATGAWAVRIVTGR from the coding sequence GTGCAGCGTCCGCTCCCCTGGAAGGAACTGCTCGGCGACCGGGCGCCCGCTCTGCGCAGTACAGCGGCCATGCTCACCTCCCTCACCGCACTCGCCGCGACCTCTTTGATCGCTGCCCCCTCCGCCGTACCGCTGTCGGAGCCGTGCACGCTGCGACGCACCCAGGCGCATCACTCGGAGGGCCTCGACACCTGGAACTCCGCCTATCCGCGCCCCACCCGCGACCTCGACGCCGTACTCGTATTCTTGTCATTCCCGGACGCGGCCCCTCTCACCACACCGGCCGAGCTGACCGCGGATCATTTTCCGGCCACCAGTGAGTTCTTCGAACGCGCCTCGTACGGAAAGTTCGCACTCCGCCCCCATCCGCGCCGCGAGTGGCTGGAGATGCCCCAGCCGTCGACGGCGTACGCCATACGGCGAGACTGGAACGCGGCGCACCGGGCCGCCTACCTCAGGGACGCCCTCGCCACGGCCGACCCGCACGTCGACTTCTCCCGCTACGACATCGTGTACTTCGTCGCCGACCCCCACGCGCCCGGCGTCGACTCGGACGCGACGAAGGTGGTCAACCTCGAAACCCCGCTGGAGGTCGACGGCACGGGCCTCCGCCGGGTCGTCACCGTGTTCGAGCGACACCCCCCGGACCGCCTCGTCCTCGCCCATGAGACCGGCCACGTCTTCGACCTCCCCGACCTCTATCACCGCCCCGCCGACGGCAAGGGCGACTGGGACACCCATGTCGGCGACTGGGACCTCATGGGCAGCCAGTTCGCCCTGGCCCCGGACCTGTTCGCCTGGCACAAGTGGAAGCTGGGCTGGCTGGAACCGCGCCAGGTGACGTGCGTACGGGGGGTGGGGAGCACCCGGTTGACGCTGGAGGCGGTGGGAGCGGGACCGCGGGGGGCGTACGAAGGGGAGACGGGAGCGGCCGAGGTGGGCGAGGCCGAGGGTGGTGAGGTCGTCGGGCGTGCGGGTGGTGCCGGTGTCGTCGGCGGTGGCGCTGGGAGCGCGGGCGGGATGGTGGCCGGTGTCGGGGTGCGGACCTTCGGGGCCGGACGGGGTACGAAACTGGCGGTCGTCCGTACGGGTCCCGACAGCGCGCTCGCGATCGAGGCGCGGGGTGCGGTCGGCAACGACGGTTCCGTCTGCACGCAGGGCGTCCTCGTCTACCGCATCCGCAGCGGCGCCGAGTCCGGCGGCGGCCCCATCGAGGTCCTCGACGCCCATCCGCGCACCGAGGCCTGCTGGGAGGACTCCGTGTACCCGCCCCTCGCGGACGCACCGGTGGGTGTGGGGGAGAGCTTCACGGTGCCGGGGGAGGCCGTACGGGTCGAGGTGGAGGGGCGCACGGCGACCGGGGCGTGGGCGGTCCGGATCGTGACGGGGCGATAG
- a CDS encoding putative bifunctional diguanylate cyclase/phosphodiesterase, producing the protein MAVVDRDGLVVTANGAMGTLLGTGGEPLVGRVAADLVDLASDTRTWHAYREVLRGRQARLRCTRRLKQPDGAWLWVQVSVAPLPEEERAVLLSVADISANRQLQARLRHLQMHDPVTRLPNRTLFFEQLSAALEREAYDEVGTGRIGLVYLDLDGFKAVNDTLGHRVGDRLLTAVAERLTRCADEAALLRTAGTAAGAPLVARLGGDEFALLVEDSTGTEQLADLADSVLKALQAPFDLAGQRLSVSASIGVVERQSASTTATGLMQAADTTLYWAKADGKARWTLFDPERNAHRMTRQALSSTLRAAVGRGEFVLDYQPLVGMAQGEVRGVEALVRWHHPQFGLLTPNRFISLAEEDGSIVQLGRWILATACRQARRWQIDHPDRAPIFVSVNVAVRQVWDSDLVADVAEILAETGLAPHLLQLELTESALMGSAGRPLQALKALSDMGVRIAIDDFGTGYSNLAYLSRLPVSVLKLDGAFVRGFQYESGEESGAAGDDGQPNPADEIIVEALVQLAHRLGLSVTAEGVETDAQASRLRRLGCDTGQGWLYSRAVSPERIAELLGAAACPQA; encoded by the coding sequence ATGGCCGTCGTCGACCGGGACGGGCTGGTCGTCACCGCCAACGGGGCGATGGGGACGCTGCTGGGTACGGGTGGGGAACCGCTGGTCGGACGGGTCGCCGCCGACCTGGTGGACCTCGCCTCGGACACCCGGACCTGGCACGCCTACCGCGAGGTGCTGCGCGGCCGGCAGGCCCGGCTGCGCTGTACACGCCGACTGAAACAGCCGGACGGGGCCTGGCTGTGGGTGCAGGTGTCGGTGGCGCCGCTGCCCGAGGAGGAGCGGGCGGTGCTCCTCTCGGTCGCCGACATCAGCGCCAACCGCCAGCTTCAGGCCAGGCTTCGTCACCTGCAGATGCACGACCCGGTGACCCGGCTCCCCAACCGCACCCTCTTCTTCGAACAGCTCTCCGCCGCCCTCGAACGGGAGGCGTACGACGAGGTCGGCACCGGCCGGATCGGCCTGGTCTATCTGGACCTGGACGGATTCAAGGCGGTCAACGACACCCTCGGCCACCGTGTCGGCGACCGGCTCCTCACGGCCGTCGCCGAGCGGCTCACCCGCTGCGCCGACGAGGCCGCCCTCCTGCGCACGGCCGGTACGGCCGCCGGGGCGCCGCTGGTGGCCAGACTCGGTGGTGACGAGTTCGCGCTGCTCGTGGAGGACTCCACCGGCACGGAGCAACTCGCCGACCTGGCCGACTCGGTCCTCAAGGCCCTCCAGGCGCCCTTCGACCTGGCCGGTCAGCGGCTGTCCGTCTCCGCGTCGATCGGGGTGGTCGAGCGGCAGTCGGCGAGCACGACGGCGACGGGGCTGATGCAGGCCGCCGACACGACGCTGTACTGGGCGAAGGCCGACGGCAAGGCCCGCTGGACGCTGTTCGACCCGGAGCGCAACGCCCACCGGATGACCCGTCAGGCCCTGTCGTCGACGCTGCGGGCGGCCGTCGGACGGGGCGAGTTCGTCCTGGACTACCAGCCGCTGGTGGGCATGGCGCAGGGCGAGGTGCGCGGGGTCGAGGCGCTGGTGCGCTGGCATCACCCGCAGTTCGGCCTGTTGACGCCGAATCGGTTCATCTCACTGGCCGAGGAGGACGGCTCGATCGTCCAGCTCGGGCGGTGGATTCTGGCCACCGCCTGCCGGCAGGCCCGTCGCTGGCAGATCGACCACCCCGACCGGGCGCCGATCTTCGTCAGTGTGAACGTCGCCGTCCGCCAGGTCTGGGACTCCGACCTGGTCGCCGACGTCGCCGAGATCCTCGCGGAGACCGGCCTCGCCCCGCACCTGCTGCAGCTTGAGCTCACCGAGTCCGCGCTCATGGGCTCCGCCGGCCGCCCGCTGCAGGCCCTCAAGGCGCTCAGCGACATGGGCGTACGCATCGCCATCGACGACTTCGGCACCGGGTACTCCAACCTCGCGTACCTGAGCCGGCTGCCGGTGTCGGTGCTGAAGCTGGACGGGGCGTTCGTACGGGGGTTCCAGTACGAGAGCGGGGAGGAGAGCGGGGCCGCCGGGGACGACGGGCAGCCCAACCCCGCCGACGAGATCATCGTCGAGGCCCTCGTCCAGCTCGCCCACCGGCTCGGGCTGTCGGTCACGGCGGAGGGCGTGGAGACCGACGCGCAGGCCTCCCGGCTGCGCCGGCTCGGCTGCGACACCGGGCAGGGGTGGCTGTACTCCCGCGCGGTGTCGCCGGAACGGATCGCGGAACTGCTGGGGGCGGCGGCCTGCCCTCAGGCCTGA
- a CDS encoding LLM class flavin-dependent oxidoreductase: protein MTTDEIRGEAKGTAPVPLSVLDLVTVGAGRTATDALRTSVTLARQTEDRGYHRYWVAEHHSMPGVASSSPAVILAHLAAHTTRIRLGSGGVMLPNHAPLVIAEQFGTLEAMAPGRVDLGLGRAPGTDGATAAALRRSARLHEGADDFPEQLAELIRFLDDDFPDGHPYRRVHAVPGPIQSTSPGGVQSPHRPPVWLLGSSGFSARLAGSLGLPFAFAHHFSARNTIPALDLYRESFRPSPVLDAPYALIGVSALAADEEKEARRQVRAAALNMVRLRTGRPGLVPTPEEAEAYEFSVVEQDFIDSWNADVVHGTVDEVRTRLDDLQKRTGADELMLTSHAHSPDLRLRSYELIADAYDLPRVPRTEAEPQA from the coding sequence GTGACCACAGACGAGATACGAGGCGAAGCCAAGGGCACCGCCCCGGTCCCTCTCTCCGTCCTCGACCTGGTCACGGTAGGCGCCGGCCGCACAGCCACGGACGCCCTGCGCACCAGCGTCACCCTCGCCCGCCAGACAGAAGACCGCGGCTACCACCGCTACTGGGTGGCCGAACACCACTCCATGCCCGGCGTCGCCTCGTCCTCCCCGGCCGTGATCCTCGCCCACCTCGCCGCCCACACCACCCGCATCCGCCTCGGATCGGGCGGCGTGATGCTCCCCAACCACGCCCCCCTGGTCATCGCGGAGCAGTTCGGCACCCTCGAAGCGATGGCCCCCGGCCGTGTCGACCTCGGCCTCGGCCGCGCCCCCGGCACGGACGGCGCCACCGCAGCCGCCCTCCGTCGCTCGGCCCGCCTTCACGAAGGCGCCGACGACTTCCCCGAACAGCTCGCGGAGCTGATCCGTTTCCTCGACGACGACTTCCCGGACGGCCACCCCTACCGCCGTGTCCACGCGGTCCCGGGCCCCATCCAGAGCACCTCACCCGGCGGCGTCCAGTCCCCGCACCGCCCCCCGGTCTGGCTGCTCGGCTCCTCCGGCTTCAGCGCCCGCCTGGCCGGCTCCCTCGGCCTTCCCTTCGCCTTCGCCCACCACTTCTCCGCGCGGAACACGATTCCGGCGCTCGACCTGTACCGCGAGTCGTTCCGCCCCTCGCCGGTTCTCGACGCCCCGTACGCGCTGATCGGCGTCTCGGCTCTCGCCGCGGACGAGGAGAAGGAGGCCCGCCGCCAGGTCAGGGCCGCCGCGCTCAACATGGTCCGCCTGCGCACCGGCCGCCCCGGCCTCGTCCCGACGCCGGAGGAGGCGGAGGCGTACGAATTCAGCGTGGTCGAACAGGACTTCATCGACTCCTGGAACGCCGATGTCGTCCACGGCACCGTCGACGAGGTCCGCACCCGCCTCGACGACCTCCAGAAGCGCACCGGCGCCGACGAGCTGATGCTCACCAGCCACGCCCACAGCCCCGACCTGCGTCTGCGCTCGTACGAACTGATCGCGGACGCCTACGACCTGCCGCGCGTCCCCCGTACCGAAGCCGAACCGCAGGCCTGA
- a CDS encoding maleate cis-trans isomerase family protein — MTALGFLYPGHSAEDDYPRMEQLLGSDIRVDVVHTDIGEDAHRVDALREMGAPERLAAGCEALRLSGAEAVVWACTSGSFVYGYEGAHDQIRALARAAGLPASSTSFAFAHAAREVGATRVAVAATYPDDIARLFVDFLAAAGVEVLSVRGAGIITAAEVGTWGLDETLALARSADHPEAQALLLPDTALHTASHIPTLEKELGKPVLTANQVTVWEALRLADRRVNAPELGALFTREPIVQV; from the coding sequence ATGACCGCACTCGGTTTCCTCTACCCGGGCCACTCCGCCGAGGACGACTATCCGCGTATGGAACAACTGCTCGGCAGTGACATCCGGGTGGACGTGGTGCACACCGACATCGGTGAGGACGCCCACCGCGTGGACGCCCTGCGCGAGATGGGCGCACCCGAACGACTGGCCGCCGGCTGCGAGGCCCTGCGCCTCTCCGGCGCGGAAGCCGTCGTCTGGGCCTGCACCAGCGGCAGTTTCGTCTACGGCTACGAAGGCGCCCACGACCAGATCCGCGCCCTCGCCCGCGCGGCGGGCCTCCCCGCCTCCTCCACCTCCTTCGCCTTCGCCCACGCGGCGCGGGAGGTGGGCGCCACCAGGGTGGCCGTCGCGGCGACCTACCCCGACGACATCGCCCGGCTCTTCGTCGACTTCCTGGCGGCGGCAGGCGTGGAAGTCCTGTCGGTGCGGGGCGCGGGCATCATCACGGCGGCGGAGGTGGGCACCTGGGGCCTCGACGAGACCCTCGCCCTGGCCCGTTCGGCCGACCACCCCGAAGCCCAGGCCCTCCTCCTCCCGGACACGGCGCTCCACACGGCCTCCCACATCCCCACCCTGGAGAAGGAACTCGGCAAACCGGTCCTCACCGCCAACCAGGTCACGGTCTGGGAGGCCCTGAGGCTGGCGGACAGGAGGGTCAACGCCCCGGAACTGGGGGCCTTGTTCACACGGGAACCGATCGTGCAGGTCTAG
- a CDS encoding maleate cis-trans isomerase family protein — protein sequence MNVSFLGGPRPQRGVGVIAPFDFALDRELWRWVPDDVSLHLTRTPYVPVEVSLDLARLVSEHETLHDAVRALNEVAPEVVAYACTSGSFVGGVAGERAMGEAMTRAGAAHAVTTSGAMLAALAELNARRVALVTPYTDSVTQSLEEYLAEAGVQVIGRASLGLVRHIWKVPYHDVVAMAHRAVRSATPDALFISCTNLPTYDVIPQLEAELRMPVLSANQVTIWAALRHLGTRAVGPYQALLDESARQTFGAGPVPPPPVLPEEQEGWA from the coding sequence ATGAACGTCTCCTTCCTCGGTGGGCCCCGGCCGCAGCGCGGCGTCGGTGTCATCGCCCCGTTCGACTTCGCCCTCGACCGCGAGCTGTGGCGCTGGGTCCCGGACGATGTCTCCCTCCATCTCACCCGGACCCCGTACGTCCCGGTCGAGGTGAGCCTCGACCTCGCCCGGCTGGTCTCCGAGCACGAGACGCTCCACGATGCGGTCCGGGCCCTCAACGAGGTCGCGCCCGAGGTCGTGGCCTACGCCTGCACCAGTGGCAGCTTCGTCGGCGGGGTCGCGGGGGAGCGCGCGATGGGGGAGGCGATGACCCGCGCGGGCGCCGCGCACGCGGTCACCACCTCGGGCGCGATGCTCGCCGCCCTGGCCGAGCTGAACGCGCGCCGTGTCGCGCTGGTCACCCCGTACACCGACTCGGTCACCCAGTCCCTGGAGGAGTACCTCGCGGAGGCGGGCGTCCAGGTCATCGGCCGGGCCTCGCTCGGCCTGGTCCGGCACATCTGGAAGGTTCCGTACCACGATGTGGTCGCCATGGCCCATCGCGCGGTCCGCTCGGCGACGCCGGACGCCCTCTTCATCTCGTGCACCAACCTCCCCACGTACGACGTCATCCCCCAGCTGGAAGCGGAACTGCGGATGCCCGTTCTCTCGGCCAACCAGGTGACGATATGGGCGGCGCTGCGTCATCTGGGTACCCGGGCGGTGGGTCCGTACCAGGCTCTGCTCGACGAGTCGGCCAGGCAGACGTTCGGTGCGGGACCTGTTCCGCCACCGCCGGTACTGCCGGAAGAACAGGAAGGTTGGGCATGA
- a CDS encoding D-2-hydroxyacid dehydrogenase yields MTSSHRPHLLVLDTEPRPRLGRLTGRATIEYVDASTLAERLPYADVLLVWDFASRAVRDVWPGDGPRPRWVHTASAGVDHLLGPGLAADEDTVVTNARGVFDAPIAEYVAALVLAMAKDLPRSWELQGRREWRHRETLRVAGGRACVVGSGPIGRAVARHLKALGLHTALVGRAARAGVHGPEDLDRLLARADWVIAAAPLTEATYGMFDARRFGVMQPSARFVNVGRGQLVVEDALVEALRKRWIAGAALDVFEREPLGPDDPLWEVPGLIVSPHMSGDTVGWRDELGAQFVELFELWEAGKPLPNVVDKQRGYVPGH; encoded by the coding sequence ATGACCTCGTCGCATCGCCCGCACCTCCTCGTCCTCGACACCGAGCCGCGTCCCCGGCTCGGACGGCTCACCGGGCGGGCCACGATCGAGTACGTGGACGCCTCGACGCTGGCCGAGCGGCTGCCGTACGCCGATGTGCTCCTGGTGTGGGACTTCGCGTCCCGCGCGGTGCGGGACGTCTGGCCGGGCGACGGGCCCCGGCCGCGCTGGGTGCACACGGCGAGCGCGGGCGTCGACCATCTGCTGGGCCCCGGGCTCGCCGCCGACGAGGACACGGTGGTGACGAACGCGCGCGGGGTCTTCGACGCGCCGATCGCCGAGTACGTCGCCGCGCTCGTCCTGGCCATGGCCAAGGATCTGCCGCGCAGCTGGGAGTTGCAGGGGCGGCGGGAGTGGCGGCACCGGGAGACGCTGCGGGTGGCGGGCGGGCGGGCCTGTGTGGTGGGGTCCGGGCCGATCGGTCGGGCCGTCGCACGCCATCTCAAGGCCCTCGGCCTCCATACGGCCCTGGTCGGCCGGGCCGCGCGCGCCGGCGTCCACGGTCCGGAGGACCTCGACCGGCTGCTGGCCCGCGCCGACTGGGTGATCGCGGCCGCGCCGCTGACGGAGGCCACGTACGGCATGTTCGACGCCCGGCGGTTCGGGGTCATGCAGCCGTCCGCACGGTTCGTGAATGTGGGGCGTGGGCAGCTCGTGGTGGAGGACGCGCTCGTCGAGGCGCTGCGGAAGCGGTGGATCGCGGGGGCGGCGCTGGATGTGTTCGAGCGCGAACCGCTGGGTCCCGACGATCCGCTGTGGGAGGTGCCGGGGCTGATCGTCTCTCCCCACATGAGCGGGGACACGGTGGGGTGGCGGGACGAACTCGGCGCCCAGTTCGTGGAGTTGTTCGAGCTGTGGGAGGCGGGAAAACCGCTTCCCAATGTGGTCGACAAGCAGCGCGGGTACGTACCCGGACACTGA
- a CDS encoding amidase produces the protein MSEPTRLTELSAVRLVEGYRKGEFSPVEVARATLERAERVQPDVNAFVRLDAEPALAQARESEGRWRRGEPAGAVDGVPVTVKDILLMRGGPTLKGSRTISAAGGWDEDAPSVARLREHGAVFLGKTTTPEFGWKGVTDSPLSGVTRNPYDLSRTAGGSSGGAAAAVALGAGPLALGTDGGGSVRIPAAFCGVFGLKPTYGRVPLYPASAFGTLAHVGPLTRDAADAALMLDVVSGPDTRDWSGLGPAPGSFVDALAGGVRGLRVAYSASLGGQVAVQPDVALAVRQAVEGLAGLGAYVTEADPDFSDPVEAFHTLWFSGAARVTQRLGARERTVLDPGLREIRDLGARLSALDYLAAVDVRMDLGRRMGAFHERYDVLVTPALPVTAFEAGVEVPGGSGHRRWTGWTPFTYPFNLTQQPAASVPVGVDGGGLPVGVQVVAARHRDDVVLRVGHALYEAGVAGVVPPRL, from the coding sequence ATGTCGGAGCCGACGCGATTGACGGAGCTGTCCGCCGTACGACTCGTCGAGGGGTATCGCAAGGGCGAGTTCAGCCCCGTGGAGGTGGCGCGGGCGACGCTGGAGCGGGCCGAGCGGGTGCAGCCTGACGTGAACGCGTTCGTGCGCCTTGACGCCGAGCCGGCCCTCGCCCAGGCGCGGGAGTCGGAGGGGCGCTGGCGGCGCGGGGAGCCGGCCGGGGCGGTGGACGGGGTGCCGGTCACGGTGAAGGACATCCTGCTGATGCGGGGCGGGCCGACGCTGAAGGGCTCCAGAACGATCTCGGCTGCGGGTGGTTGGGACGAGGACGCGCCCTCCGTGGCCCGGCTGCGCGAGCACGGTGCCGTCTTCCTGGGGAAGACCACGACACCCGAGTTCGGCTGGAAGGGCGTCACCGACTCGCCGCTGAGCGGGGTGACGCGGAATCCGTACGACCTCTCGCGTACGGCCGGGGGCTCCAGCGGGGGCGCCGCGGCGGCCGTGGCGCTCGGGGCGGGGCCGCTGGCGCTGGGCACGGACGGGGGTGGCAGCGTCCGTATCCCGGCCGCCTTCTGCGGGGTGTTCGGGCTGAAGCCGACGTACGGGCGGGTGCCGCTGTATCCCGCGAGCGCCTTCGGCACGCTGGCCCATGTGGGGCCGCTGACACGGGACGCGGCGGACGCCGCGCTGATGCTGGACGTCGTCTCCGGGCCCGACACGCGGGACTGGTCGGGGCTCGGGCCGGCGCCCGGGTCCTTCGTGGACGCGCTCGCCGGTGGGGTGCGGGGGCTGCGGGTCGCGTACTCGGCGTCGCTGGGCGGGCAGGTCGCCGTACAGCCGGACGTCGCCCTCGCGGTGCGGCAGGCCGTGGAGGGGCTCGCCGGGCTGGGGGCGTACGTCACCGAGGCCGACCCCGACTTCTCCGATCCCGTCGAGGCGTTCCACACGCTGTGGTTCAGCGGGGCGGCGCGGGTGACGCAGCGGCTGGGGGCGCGTGAGCGGACGGTGCTGGACCCCGGGTTGCGGGAGATCCGGGATCTCGGGGCGCGGCTGTCCGCGCTGGACTATCTGGCTGCGGTGGATGTGCGGATGGATCTCGGGCGGCGGATGGGGGCCTTCCATGAGCGGTACGACGTGCTGGTCACGCCCGCCCTGCCCGTGACGGCCTTCGAGGCGGGGGTGGAGGTGCCGGGTGGGTCCGGGCATCGGCGGTGGACGGGGTGGACGCCGTTCACGTATCCGTTCAACCTGACGCAGCAGCCTGCGGCGAGTGTGCCTGTGGGGGTGGATGGGGGTGGGCTGCCGGTGGGGGTTCAGGTGGTGGCGGCTCGGCATCGGGATGATGTGGTGTTGCGGGTGGGGCATGCGTTGTACGAGGCGGGGGTTGCGGGGGTGGTGCCGCCCCGGCTTTGA
- a CDS encoding DUF3830 family protein, translated as MAERHVEIALDRRGVRCTARLLDDRAPVTCAAVWDALPLSGDVYHAKYARNEIYALFPPFADREPPLENPTVTPIPGDLCYFSFAGTELATNAYGYDREVRPGTTLVDLALFYERNNLLLNGDVGWVPGIVWGQVMSGLDEMAEACNDLWRAGALGESLRFSRA; from the coding sequence ATGGCGGAACGGCACGTCGAGATCGCGCTCGACCGGCGCGGGGTCCGCTGCACGGCCCGGTTGCTGGACGACCGCGCGCCGGTCACCTGCGCGGCGGTGTGGGACGCCCTGCCCCTGTCCGGTGACGTCTACCACGCCAAGTACGCCCGCAACGAGATCTACGCCCTCTTCCCACCCTTCGCCGACCGCGAGCCGCCCCTGGAGAACCCCACCGTCACGCCCATCCCCGGCGACCTCTGCTACTTCTCCTTCGCCGGCACGGAACTGGCGACGAACGCGTACGGCTACGACCGCGAGGTCCGCCCCGGCACGACCCTCGTCGACCTGGCCCTCTTCTACGAACGCAACAACCTGCTGCTCAACGGCGATGTGGGCTGGGTGCCGGGCATCGTCTGGGGCCAGGTGATGTCGGGCCTGGACGAGATGGCGGAGGCGTGCAACGACCTGTGGAGGGCGGGGGCGCTGGGGGAGAGCCTGCGGTTCAGCCGGGCATGA
- the ehuB gene encoding ectoine/hydroxyectoine ABC transporter substrate-binding protein EhuB: MARLHAHDRKSRHPSRPGIPRRTLLTGTAALVSTGAVVGASSGCSRVATADTGDGGQLLQQLRAKGTVRLGIAGEQPYGYIGKDGEITGSAPAIATRIFRRLGVDHVEPFPTEFGSLIFGLNSLQFDVVAAGMYINPERCEQVLFADPEYQMKDAFIVPKGNPKKLRTYADIARTGARMATGIGYAEIDYAEAAGVKKIDTLPDQLAGLLAVEQGRVDVFAGTAVTVRNVVEQTGSTKAEATDEVTPIVDGKPVVDVGGFAFRMPERNLRDAFNRELHKMKRSGELLEVMRPFGFTKDQMTDIRAEEKCRP, encoded by the coding sequence ATGGCTCGATTGCACGCACACGACAGGAAAAGCCGACATCCCAGCAGACCCGGCATCCCCCGCCGCACCCTGCTCACCGGCACCGCAGCCCTGGTCAGTACGGGCGCGGTGGTCGGTGCGAGCAGCGGGTGCAGCCGGGTGGCGACCGCGGACACCGGCGACGGCGGACAGCTGTTGCAGCAGCTGCGGGCGAAGGGCACCGTCCGGCTGGGCATCGCGGGTGAGCAGCCGTACGGCTACATAGGCAAGGACGGCGAGATCACGGGCTCCGCGCCGGCCATCGCGACGCGGATCTTCCGCAGACTCGGCGTCGATCACGTCGAACCGTTCCCGACCGAGTTCGGTTCGCTGATCTTCGGGCTGAACTCCCTGCAGTTCGACGTGGTCGCCGCCGGCATGTACATCAACCCGGAGCGCTGTGAGCAGGTGCTCTTCGCCGACCCCGAGTACCAGATGAAGGACGCCTTCATCGTGCCCAAGGGGAACCCGAAGAAGCTGCGCACCTACGCCGACATCGCGCGGACCGGGGCCCGTATGGCGACCGGCATCGGCTACGCGGAGATCGACTACGCCGAAGCGGCCGGGGTGAAGAAGATCGACACCCTGCCCGACCAGCTGGCCGGTCTCCTCGCCGTCGAACAGGGCCGGGTCGACGTGTTCGCGGGCACCGCCGTCACCGTGCGGAACGTGGTCGAGCAGACCGGGAGCACGAAGGCGGAGGCGACCGACGAGGTCACCCCGATCGTGGACGGCAAGCCGGTCGTCGACGTCGGCGGGTTCGCGTTCCGCATGCCCGAGCGGAATCTTCGGGACGCCTTCAACCGCGAGCTGCACAAGATGAAGCGGAGCGGGGAGCTGCTGGAGGTCATGCGGCCCTTCGGGTTCACGAAGGACCAGATGACCGACATCAGGGCAGAGGAGAAGTGCCGCCCATGA